In Aedes albopictus strain Foshan chromosome 3, AalbF5, whole genome shotgun sequence, the following are encoded in one genomic region:
- the LOC109411254 gene encoding survival motor neuron protein, protein MNAARSKASNSSSSDGEHSTDDIWDDTLIIRNYDESLAMVREEVAKRLAMKTNKKMLGKAAGGMPATQDPPPQPQASTSASQQQIKLKTEEGESSGVENSSAEKGACESGSKRSYNVGDYCRATYDDGVDYEAKILAVDKSGDALIRYVGYNNEQTVAIEDLVPSWGRKARRKQREDAAELATAEDDTNRMEMSDDEVKLTDKASKIRINIDPSFRMPKATGMGHSSKAASRGFHAGMGASFMVPPPPPMPPMLEDDDDLESENLSAMLMSWYMSGYYTGLYHGQKMSQKRARPS, encoded by the exons ATGAACGCCGCTCGTAGCAAGGCG TCAAACAGCAGCAGCTCGGATGGCGAACACTCGACAGACGACATCTGGGACGACACGCTCATCATTCGAAACTACGATGAATCGCTGGCCATGGTCCGGGAGGAGGTGGCCAAGCGTTTGGCCATGAAAACCAACAAAAAGATGCTGGGTAAGGCAGCGGGCGGTATGCCTGCGACACAGGATCCGCCACCACAGCCACAAGCGTCCACATCTGCCTCTCAGCAGCAGATCAAACTGAAGACAGAAGAGGGTGAGTCGTCCGGGGTGGAAAATTCCTCGGCGGAGAAGGGGGCTTGTGAATCGGGAAGCAAACGGTCGTACAATGTTGGGGATTACTGTCGGGCAACGTACGATGATGGGGTGGATTATGAGGCCAAAATTTTAGCGGTGGACAAATCCGGAGACGCTTTGATTCGGTATGTTGGGTACAACAACGAACAAACGGTGGCCATCGAGGATTTGGTGCCGTCGTGGGGGCGTAAAGCGCGCCGTAAGCAGCGGGAGGATGCAGCAGAGCTGGCCACCGCCGAAGATGACACCAACCGGATGGAGATGAGCGACGATGAGGTAAAGCTAACCGACAAAGCCAGCAAAATCCGAATCAACATCGACCCAAGCTTCCGAATGCCCAAAGCGACTGGCATGGGACACTCCTCCAAGGCGGCATCTCGAGGTTTCCACGCCGGCATGGGAGCATCCTTCATGGTTCCGCCGCCGCCACCGATGCCGCCCATGCTGGAAGACGACGACGATCTGGAGTCGGAAAATCTGTCCGCCATGCTCATGTCCTGGTACATGAGTGGATACTACACCGGGCTGTACCACGGCCAGAAGATGTCGCAGAAGCGGGCTCGACCGTCCTAA